In one window of Eubalaena glacialis isolate mEubGla1 chromosome 13, mEubGla1.1.hap2.+ XY, whole genome shotgun sequence DNA:
- the LOC133103112 gene encoding hemoglobin subunit alpha has protein sequence MVLSPTDKSNIKAIWAKIGNHSADYGAEALERMFMNFPSTKTYFPHFDLGHDSAQVKAHGKKVADALTKAVGHMDNLLDALSDLSDLHAHKLRVDPANFKLLSHCLLVTLALHLPAEFTPSVHASLDKFLASVSTVLTSKYR, from the exons ATGGTGCTGTCTCCCACCGACAAGAGCAACATCAAGGCCATCTGGGCTAAGATTGGCAACCACAGTGCAGACTATGGCGCAGAGGCCTTGGAGAG GATGTTCATGAACTTCCCCAGCACCAAGACCTACTTCCCCCACTTCGACCTGGGACACGACTCCGCCCAGGTCAAGGCGCACGGCAAGAAGGTGGCCGACGCGCTGACCAAAGCCGTTGGCCACATGGACAACCTGCTCGATGCCTTGTCTGATCTGAGCGACCTGCACGCCCACAAGCTGCGTGTGGACCCGGCCAACTTCAAG CTCCTGAGCCACTGCCTGCTGGTGACCCTGGCTCTCCACCTCCCCGCCGAGTTCACCCCCTCGGTCCATGCCTCCCTGGACAAGTTCTTGGCCAGTGTGAGCACCGTGCTGACCTCCAAATACCGTTAA